A genome region from Cucurbita pepo subsp. pepo cultivar mu-cu-16 chromosome LG02, ASM280686v2, whole genome shotgun sequence includes the following:
- the LOC111788476 gene encoding mitogen-activated protein kinase homolog NTF6-like has protein sequence MENDYTAVEINGLPTYDGRYILYNVLGNLFEVSAKYAPSIQPVGRGAYAIVWYFFSSSFVFRFASKFFDYILVYAKILIICLLGCTTNSETKDEVAIKKIGNAFDNWVDAKRTLREIKLLCHMDHENIIKIKDIIPPPEKEKFNDVYIVYELMDTDLHQIICSSQALTDDHCQYFLYQLLRGLKYLHSANVLHRDLKPGNLLLNANCDLKICDFGLARTSETDFMTEYVVTRWYRAPELLLNTSEYTAAIDIWSVGCILMEILRREPLFPGKDYACVLKPQLGLITELLGSPDDSDLGFLRSDKALKYVKKLPHFPRQPLTEKLPDLPPLAVDLAERMLLFDPSKRITVEEAMNHPYVVSLHELNDEPTCPSPFNFDFEQASLDEEDIKELIWRESLNLIPMKIVHLSGIKRDLYSPSSRILSSDGRYDVK, from the exons ATGGAAAACGATTACACGGCTGTGGAGATCAATGGCCTTCCCACCTACGATGGAAGGTACATCCTCTACAACGTTCTCGGCAACTTATTTGAGGTCTCCGCCAAGTACGCCCCTTCAATTCAGCCTGTTGGACGCGGTGCTTACGCCATTGTTTGGTACTTCTTTTCCTCCTCTTTCGTTTTTCGCTTTGCTTCTAAGTTCTTCGATTATATTTTGGTATATGCTAAGATTTTGATCATCTGTTTACTCGGCTGCACGACGAATTCGGAGACGAAAGATGAGGTTGCGATAAAGAAGATAGGGAATGCTTTTGATAACTGGGTTGATGCCAAGAGAACTCTTCGTGAGATTAAACTTCTATGCCATATGGACCATGAAAAT ATTATAAAGATCAAAGATATAATTCCTCCaccagaaaaggaaaaattcaatGATGTGTATATTGTGTATGAATTAATGGACACTGACCTGCATCAGATCATTTGCTCTAGCCAAGCTCTAACAGACGATCACTGTCAG TACTTCTTATACCAGTTACTACGAGGTTTGAAGTATTTACACTCTGCAAATGTCTTGCACCGAGATCTAAAACCAGGCAATCTGCTTCTCAATGCAAATTGCGACCTCAAGATTTGTGATTTTGGGTTAGCAAGAACATCAGAGACGGATTTTATGACAGAATATGTTGTAACCAGATGGTATCGAGCCCCTGAGCTGCTACTTAATACCTCTGAATACACTGCTGCGATAG ATATTTGGTCTGTTGGATGTATTCTCATGGAAATTCTAAGGAGGGAGCCACTGTTCCCTGGTAAAGATTACGC atgcgttttaaaaccNCAACTGGGGCTTATAACTGAG TTGTTAGGTTCACCAGATGATTCCGATCTTGGATTTCTTAGAAGTGACAAGGCACTGAAGTATGTCAAGAAACTTCCTCATTTCCCAAGACAACCGCTGACCGAAAAGTTACCAGATCTTCCTCCACTGGCGGTTGATCTTGCAGAGAGGATGCTTCTCTTTGATCCAAGCAAGAGAATAACTG TTGAGGAGGCAATGAATCACCCATATGTAGTGAGTCTTCATGAACTCAATGATGAACCAACCTGCCCTTCTCCTTTCAACTTCGACTTCGAACAGGCATCCTTAGATGAAGAAGATATAAAAGAACTCATATGGAGGGAGTCTCTCaatctcataccaatgaagata GTTCATTTATCAGGAATTAAGAGGGATCTATATTCACCATCTTCTAGAATCTTGTCCAGTGATGGTCGATACGACGTGAAATAG